Part of the Natronobacterium gregoryi SP2 genome, ATCTCAATTGTTTCCTATCAGATTAATAAATAGAACAGATGCTGTGAGTATAACGCCACCGAACATAAGAATAACCCAAAACCCCTCCGCTGCAGGAGTAACATGTTCGATGAGTTCGATTAGTCCAGCCGCAATAGTGATCTGCAATCCAAGAATGCCAACGAGTATCCTTGTTGATTCCATACTAATGGAGACAGATTCAATCACCTTCATTGTTCCTGTTCGATAATCAGATGGATATCACCAACAGCAATGGCATTGGGCAGTATGGTTACCGCCGGTCGTACAACTGGACTGCACGATTGTGTCTGGCCGAGAGGCCGTACGGGTTCCGTCGGGCCGACCGATCACTGTACCGGGCGTAGATCCCATCTCGTAGCCCGCTGCCGGCGCTTGCGGCGACGTCCGTTCCGTCCGACAGCCACTCGGTCGGCGTCGAGTCGCCGGAGACGACCCCACGGACGGTGACGACGCCGTCGCGGATCGCGCTCCCGAGCGTGCGGACGACAACGCTTGGGCGCGGGCCGTAATTTTTCGCGAGTCGGTAGGCGATCGACTGGTAGATCGCCCCCCAGTCCGAAGCCGGATCGAGATCGGCGTCGGGCTGTCCACCGTCGGTTCCGATCTCCCGACGAACCGCCATCTCCATCGCCCAGCCGACATCGAAACCCAGTCCTGCAACGCGGTGTGCACAGTCACGGGCACCGCCGACCTCGAGGTACTCGTCGAAGCCGTCGAGTGCCTTGAGTACGGTCCGGGCGAACGCGACGTTGTCGCCGTCGAAAAGTGTCACGTCACGTCCGGCGATCGTCCGGGGCCGGCGGGGATCGACACCGCCGAACCGATCGTCACCGGTGACCGGCCCGGTGGCGACGTCCGCACCGTTTTCTATCGTCCGTTCGATAGCGCTGTACCAGCCCGCTTCGACGGCGTGTTCGCTGCTGAGAAACGCGACGACGTCGCCGGAGGCGACGCCCAGTCCCGCGTTGCGGGAGACGTTCGGGTTCCGTTCGGAGATTTCGACGAGGACATCGACGTCGTCTCGCTCGCGAACGGCCCCACTGGTCCCGTCCGAGGAGGGACCGTTGACGACGATGACCTCCGTCGAAGACGGCGTCCGCTCGTCGAGTGCGTCTAGACACGTCAGCAGTCGCTCTCGATCGTTGAGTGTCGAGACGACTGCCGAGAGTTCCATGCTTCTGTGTAATTCCTCCGGTAATAAAAATGGGGTGGCCACGCCGTCTCTCGAGTCTGGCGGACGTGGCGAGAGAACGAGTTCCGAAAGACGACTCCAGGTGGAACGGACCTACTCTATCGACGGTCGATCCTGCGACCCGCCAGCCGCTCACCGGAGTCGGGTGTTCCAGTAGGAAACCGACGCGAAGTGATCGGTGACCCGGTTCCCGCCGACGGCTGTGTCGATTCGCCGAATCGGGCTCGCGAGTCCGTTCGGGATCGCTCGGTAGAGCCCGTACGGAGCGAGGAAGTCGTCTTCGACGTCGACCAGTGTCAGCTCCGTCTTCGCGAGTAACTCGCTGACCTCGCTCTTCGAGTAGAGTCGGGACCCCATCGGCAACGCCCAGTTGTAGACGCTGCGGGAACTGAAACGGTTGAACGTGTCGAAGACGATCTGTTCGCGCGAGACGCGACGCATCTCCCGGAGGAACGCCTCTGGGTCGTCCGCGAGGTGGAAAAACCGCATTGCGATGACCGTATCGAAGTGATCGTCCGGGAAGGGCAGTCGCCCTGCATCGCCCCGAAGGAACTCGAGTCGTCCCTCGGGATCGGCGTTCTGTGCTTTCTGTCGTCCCTGCTGTAACATCGCCGCCGAAATGTCGAGTCCAACGACGTCTGCTCCCTGTTCGGCGAGCATGACGGTAAATCGCCCGGTACCACAGGCGATTTCGAGGACGTTTCGATCCTCGACGGGCATGATCGCGTCGAGAACTGCTTCTTTCTCTCGACGGTCGATGAGCTGCCCACCCTTGGAGAACCGCTTGTCGTCGTACTCCTCGGCGACATCGTCGGCCTGGTACCACTCCTGTCCTTTCACACTGAACGCAACTACGATGGCCGGACAATAAAACGATACTGGAGTTCGTTCGATAATCCGATCTGCGGGCGACGCCGGCACGGACCGGTCGAGCGTCTTCACAAT contains:
- a CDS encoding glycosyltransferase family 2 protein — translated: MELSAVVSTLNDRERLLTCLDALDERTPSSTEVIVVNGPSSDGTSGAVRERDDVDVLVEISERNPNVSRNAGLGVASGDVVAFLSSEHAVEAGWYSAIERTIENGADVATGPVTGDDRFGGVDPRRPRTIAGRDVTLFDGDNVAFARTVLKALDGFDEYLEVGGARDCAHRVAGLGFDVGWAMEMAVRREIGTDGGQPDADLDPASDWGAIYQSIAYRLAKNYGPRPSVVVRTLGSAIRDGVVTVRGVVSGDSTPTEWLSDGTDVAASAGSGLRDGIYARYSDRSARRNPYGLSARHNRAVQLYDRR
- a CDS encoding class I SAM-dependent methyltransferase → MKGQEWYQADDVAEEYDDKRFSKGGQLIDRREKEAVLDAIMPVEDRNVLEIACGTGRFTVMLAEQGADVVGLDISAAMLQQGRQKAQNADPEGRLEFLRGDAGRLPFPDDHFDTVIAMRFFHLADDPEAFLREMRRVSREQIVFDTFNRFSSRSVYNWALPMGSRLYSKSEVSELLAKTELTLVDVEDDFLAPYGLYRAIPNGLASPIRRIDTAVGGNRVTDHFASVSYWNTRLR